Genomic DNA from Salvia miltiorrhiza cultivar Shanhuang (shh) chromosome 1, IMPLAD_Smil_shh, whole genome shotgun sequence:
GTGTTTGAGATGTCCGCAGTGCTTGGTGTAATGCCCATAAGAATTATGGTATTCACACAATTTATTATTAGGGCCCTGTTGTGGCTGCCCATCCCGATAAGTGTCGGGTGCCCGGAAAAACGGCTGATTTTTGATTAGATGAAATATCTCCTCCGGAGATTTGTTCAAGGGAGTATATTCGTCAAAACGATTGACTTCATTCACAGTGCGTTGCTGGCGGGGTGGTCCCTCTGCCTGGGGAGGAGGTACCCTCGGGGGCAACCCTATGAAAGGAGCCCGATCCTAGTTTCTGTTATACCGCTCTGCTGTATCCTCGGCCTTCTTAGCCTTGTGTTTGTCGTTTTCTGCCTTCCTTGCCATCCTGGCATCCTCCAATTGTAGATACCCTGGCAGTCTAGCCATGATGTCATCGAAGTCCCTGGCCGGTCTGATTTGTAACTCATCAAAAAAGAGTCCCGGCTTTAACCCTCTGATATAAgtacaatttttaatttgtgaCTCCGCCTCTGGAACCTCCAGAGCGGCGAGGTTGAACCTAGCTGTGTATTCTCGTAGTGTCTTGCTCTGGTCTTGCTTGATGTCCATCAGGGAAAGAGCTGACTTCCCAACCCTCCGCGAGCTCGTGAACTGCCTTAAGAAACACGTCTGTAAATCCTCAAAAGAGTGAATAGAATTTGGGGCGAGCGTCCCAAACCACAGCTGGGCAGGTCCAGTTAACGTGGTGGAAAAtatccggcacttgatgccctccgaGTACATGTGAAGAGTGACTAATCCCTCAAACCGGTTGAGGTGTACTTCCGGGTCGGTGGTACCATCATAATCCAGAGAAATGGATTTATAACTCCTTGGTAGAGTATCCGCCAAGATGTCAACGGAGAAAGGGCTTTTGCTGGTGGTGGGGACCCTTGACGTTTTGGTTCTCTTATCATCCTTGTTCCTCCCatgctcccttctgtcccttggTGAGTCATGAGCAGGACGTTTGTGGACCCTGTGGTCCTGCTTCCCAGAGGAATACTCCTGCTCCCATCTCTCTGGCTTTCTTGTCTGGTGTGACTTCGCTGACCGGGGCGATTTCTTGGACCGGTATGATCTCTCTGGCCTATGGGATCTTTCTGACCTCTGCCCTCGTTCGTTCCTCTGAGatttctctctcaaggaatcCTCCAGATCTCTGAGCTGATTTTTCAGTTGTGACACTTGATTCTTTAATTTTGCGGTCTCCCTTGGTCTTACATCCTCGAACGTAGGAGTGATAGAGTGATGTCGGATTCATCAACCCCTTCCCTTATGACGATGCTATTGAGCCTgactcggctcccctctggccttCTCTCCAGTTCCCTCTCAGCGGGGCCCTTTGGTGTCTCCTTAGGCAGCATAGCCTGCTTGTTGACGAGTGGATCGTTCACCTCCAGAGCAACAGGAGGCAGGGCTTCAGTGCCCTGTGGGTTGATCATACCCATAGCGGGAGTTGTGGCGGGAACGGTGGACAACAGGGGAGTCCCCATCGCCTGTCGCACAGCAGCGTAGTTGAGCAGAGCCATCATCTGTTCTGTCAACACAAAGTTTAGTGGTACACCACCAGATGTGGGGACCAAGCTTGGCATGTCGGAACCTGgggtcaccagagcagatctctgggcATTAGCATTCTGACCCGTCAGCAGGGTAGCAGAGACGGCGTAAAAAcccggcggcgtggtgaagACGGTGCTAGCTTGCAGACCGTTAAACAGCGAGGTAGGAACCTCAGTGGTATGAGCAGCGGAGCTAAGGACAGCGTTGTCAAACTCCTTCTCAAGAGTGCGGTGAGCATCCGAAGAACCCATAGTACCTACACAGggaaaatgtgagaaaatattTCGAGAAAAGAAACTGATCAGACCGTCCGCTATCAGAGAAACACAAAATGTAGAGTGCCCCGATCACTGGCACGAAGGCCATTAGGAGATCCCATGAGAAACACCCCCGTgtactgggaaataaacccaggacaCGATTTAAAACGTGAGCAAAGAGAACGATGGAGATTTTCCATAGATTCGGAGTCAAACTTCGTGAGAGAGAGCGTATTTCCCGGTAAAATAACCATGAAAAcccaaaaaacacaaaaacagagcaccaatCAACAGATCGTTAGCAAAATACATTAATTCGTAAGAAAAACATGAATTATGCGAGAAAACATTATAACCATGCACAATTATCACGATTACGTAAAATAATCACAAACTAACGCCCGACCCTCAGCGTCCACCACCTTCCCAACATGCACATGCAAGGAAAATCGTAAAAAACCACAGATCTCAAAGGTTCGTAGGTAGATCCGCACGAAAAATATGAGTATCGGTCCGGATTTGCTTGGGTACTCAGATTATCGGCTCAATTAGGGCCCGCGCACGCGAATTCGATCGTAATTACGGATCTGCATACGCAGGTGGTCGAAACTCACGTCCTAGCCCagttttcccacagacggcgtcAGCTGGTGAATTGTGATTGAACGGATATAGATTTAATCGGTACATTATTGTTAGATttcgaattatacctagtgttgtttGGAAGAATGAGAGAAATGCTAAATTGTTGAAAGCACGAAGATAAAACCGCAGTAATATTGCTAGTGAAGTAAGCGTGAATTACAAGGTGCGTGCgcatggctatttatagattacatgttgagggtaaaatagtaaattcattgCTAACACATGCGACCTGCGTGGTcaagggcataatagtaaatttGCCCTTAGTCGGGAGGTTTCTCCGCTCttttgatgatttctctggcgaaggccatttctctggcgagaatcACTCCTCTGGCagggatgacttctctgacagAAGCCAATTCTCTGGTGAAGTCCGTTCTTCTGACAAGGCCCGTTCCTCTGACCAAGACCGCTTCTCTGATGGCATCCGTTCCTCTGACAAGGTCCGTTTCCCTTATAaaggtcattcctctgctctgcatatattactcctcatcacaatGTGGTTGCCGGAAATGACAATGtgacacatttatgacatgtggaaaaaaaaaatttaaaaaagaggaaaaaaaccacatcatcatcttctcccCAACTTCCCCCTTCCCCCAAACCCTAACTCCCATCCCTTCCCCTCCCACCTGTCGCCGCCACCCTCTGCCGCACCACCACCGCCCCTTTCCCCTTCCGCCACCCTCCTTCGCCACCAGCCACCGCTGCCACCTTCGCCGAATTTGAACAAAACAACCAAATTGAATTTCCCACCTTGGCGCCCCCTCCCTCTCCTCACCTCTGGCAGTAGTGTTCTTAGAACAAGTCGACGACGCGGCGGTTGATAGACAGAGACGACCTAGGCGTCAGCCTCGCCAAGTTCAGAAGCGACGACTAGAATCGCCGGATCTATTCACGAAATTTCGAACGAGGGAGAGGAGCTTCGTTCTGGGTTTTGCTTGGAGTTTTTTATTTTGTAGGTAATTGATAGGTGGGATCTCGACAACAATGGCGATAGATTTTCGGCCAGCCCGATCGAGTACATCGATCCACGCATCTACCTAGAACGCGAGTCAAAATTCCAGGAGCTGGACTGGAATTTCAAGGTGGAAGGAGAGAGGTATCGGGGTGGGTGAGCTCCAGCGCGAACAACCTCATGACCAACGTGTACAGATTTGGGGAGGGGAAGGCCAAGGCGGTCTGGGGAGGGGAAGGCCGGTGAGATCTAGGGAGGGGGATGAGAAGGCCGGCGAGGTATggggagagagagggggcggCGGGCGCCAAACTGGTGGCAAGCGGCGGCAGCGACAGGTGGAGAGAGGAAAGGTAGGGTTTGGGAGTTGGGGAgcttggggaagatgatgatatgaatttttttattttttttaagtttttttccacatgtcataCATGTGCCTTGGTATCAATTTCCAGCTGCCACAGTGTTAATTCCGGTTGTCACCGTGTCAATTCCGGCGTCGGCGTGAGAAAAAACCGATCACCGAATAAATTCGAGACAAAAACAAAAGGTTATGTAtgtaaaagtagaaaaataaaattaagtgcaaaaaccaattccgtgtataCGTTATAGATTTACAGACAATTACCCATTGAATTTATGACAAGTATGCGTGTATCTagataaaatttcaaatatataattttggTTGGTTTTCTTTGGAAAAACACActttttaacataatttttttattataattttatttattttttaaaacttcCTTTAATGAATTGTCGAATACTATTACATTGAAATAAAGTAAGTATCGAAATAAAgtgttgatttatttttttaattcacacCACTTACAATTTACCAATTTAAGTGATTTTTCATCGTAGACGGATGTCACTAGTAGCACCTAAACGTAATACACCTTCAAGTTATTATACAACAAATGCCTAAAAGCAAGTTTGTACATCAAATGTAGCAAAGATAAATTGGCTGTTGCAGAAGGACTTTATACTTAAGATCCAGACACCATCAACTTCAGGATATATCTGAAATCATATTCATCAACATCCACTCCAGGTAGGGTGAATCCTGCCTAATTAACTGATTTTCTGCATTGAAAATACctataaaatcaaattaaaaatacttTAAACCACAGGGCAATAAAAAGATATCTTCTTTATTCTTTCACCTAATATATAGCAAAATCACAACTTTCCAATATATTGGCACAAATCAGTTATAAACAACTCCCCTTCCAGCTATATTGTACAAATTTACTAACTGTGCAGATCAATAAAATTTACTGATATATACCTTTCTCATCAAGTTTTGAATAGTATCAAACACAAGGCCAACAACATTCTTGATTCTTCTAATCCCAAATCAAATCACCAATGCCGCTATGAATGTCATCAACCAATATAGATACGTTCAAGTTTAAGAGGTAATATCACGAGCTTTGGCGCCCACCCAAAGTGCTAGTGTTAGAATATACCAAAACCAACCCACTGATCACGAGTTTTAAGGCACGCTTCCTTTTTGAAACGATTTTACAATGCATGAGAAAGTATAGTTTTAAGAAATCATTTTATCCCCTCCAATATCTAAGTCACAACTATCGAATAACTTCTAGATCTTGTTGAAACAGGTATCAACATCAACACCTGTGAGAAAAAGCACAAGGACAATTTTCTCACAAGTATAGACAGAAAAAACCCAGAGCTAAAAACAAAAAGATTGATTCaaaaatattccatcaaattgagctTCCTCCATATATTTGACTTGTCGTTGACCCATCAGACACAGTCTCAAGTTATTGTGATTAAAGGTGTATAGTCAAAGAAAAAGTATTGTATGATACAACTTCAAGAGTCAAAAAACCTGGAAAGTGATATCGTGCGTGACATCCGGCTGAGCTGGCATTTGTGTTTGATCTCATATGAAATGACTGTCTCTAATTTTTCCTGGGGCGTCTCATTTTGAGCAGATGGGAAACACCAGCCACAACATGGAGTCGACTATTGGGAATGCCTGTTTTTGCGAGAGCATTGCCGTGTTTATCAACTAGGACAAAGCACGGTACATACTTAATGTCATAATGGAGAAGCTGCACCAAATAAAATCACATAAACTCATGTCAACAAAGTTAGCTCCATATGTCTTGGATATAAAAAAACAGATGCACGTCTTTTCAAAAAAGTCAACAAATGTGAATGGGATGTGTTCTTGATTAGATTAGAATTCTATGCTTATTAGGGTTTTTTCCTTCGTTATAAATAGTCCGTCATTGTAATTGTAGAGTGCATCATATCTTCATCATAAATTCTCTAGTGGAAAGATTCCTAGCTTGGCAGGCGTGGGTAACCAAATATATCTAATTGGTATCTTTCTTAGATTATACTCAAACCTACACatcaaattctaaaaaaatgtTTGTTCGTATACTGAAATGCGAATTGCAACAAGAATAAATGCAGATTAACTTGAGAAATTTTTCATCACATTATGCAGGCAtgctgctctctctctctcttatgcATAGGCGTTTCAAATTTCAATAGTATGCTAGATATCACCAAGTCCAACTACCGAATTTTGCAATGGCTAATAAGCGACTAATAATAAAAgagaatttaatatttttagtaCATATCAAGATAATCAAATCAAGCAAGGAAAACTTAGAGAGAGGAGAAAAAATTAACCTCAGGTAGCCAAATATCATTCTCAGCATCAGCCATGACAATGTTGAGCCAATCAGAGTTGCGATTCTCGATTTCCGTGACAAATGGGAGCAGAGAATTGCAGAGCCTACACTTGGGAGAGTAGAACTCAAGAAGCGTGGCGTCTCTGGCGGTGGCTAGGGCGGCGGCGAATGCCCTTTGCTCCGCCTCTCCTTGCACTAGTTCGGACCCGCTGGTCTCCTGATGGTTGAAACGGAGAGGAGCGTTAGCGGCGGAATTGATCAATTTGAAGGCGGCGACgcccaaattcttgaaagacttGAAAAGCCATGGAGTATCGAGAGTGCAGGGAGGAGTGTTGTTGTTGAAACTGGGGTTGTTCCACGGCCATTTTACGCAGAAAAGATGGTGTTTTGGGGCTGGATTCATGGGAGGGAGTGAATTTAGGGTTTACGGAGGGGAGAATCAAGAACGCCAAAGGGCATTACAATTGAAATTAGATTGTCGCGACGACAACGCTCACTGCGTTTcaatgagaaaaagaaaaagaaaaagaaaatgtaatCTATCAGATATTGCCACGTAGACTCCAAGATCACAAGCGGATGCAAACCTATTTATATTcccttcttttttccttttttctattCCGCTTCTTCTCTCTCATCGCCCTTGGGCGTCATTACCTTCTCCACACTACTCCGTCTCAAACAAAAACATCATCATTTGTTGATATAGAACCCAATTCAAGTGTGTTTTTTGTCTGTTGGCATTGAGGGATTCCAATTTCTCCCAGGAATTTTGCTAGAATGGGGAGCTCGGCAACCAGTAACGTATACATCCATGTCATTGAAGACGTCATCAGCAAGGTCCGCGACGAGTTCATCAACAATGGCGGCCCGGGCGATGGCGTACTCGATGAGCTCCAAGGAGTAATAATTTCCCCAATTTTATTTGATTGTCTGTTTCGATCAATTCTAGGGTTTAGTGAATACATGATTCGACTTACTTTTTGTGGCGTATCTGAATTGTTGGTTTTAACTTACGGTTGAGATTGATTTGGGAGGGTTTGTGTTTTCTAAAATTATTGGATCTGTAGTTGGATTTAACTGTTGATGAGTTTAAGATGGGAATCTACAGTTATGGGAACTGAAGATGATGCAAGCTGGAGCAATTTTGGGGCCGATAGACAGGTCAGCCACGCAAAGGGGGGCCGCTGGTGGTCCTATTACACCTAATCCTGTGCATGACCTCAATGTACCATATGAAGGCACTGAGGAGTATGAAACTCCCACTGCTGATTTACTCTTTCCACCGGTGAGGTCTTAGTCTTTGTGCCCCTGAGGCCCAAAATTTGAACTTGAAAATGGAGTGTTGAATGAATGCTCTGTGATTGAATTTTGGGTTTCTGGGGTTGTGCAGACTCCACTGCAAACCCCTATGCAGACACCACTGCCTGGAACTGCACAGACGCCACTGCCTGGAATGGCTCAGACGCCATTGCCTGGAACTGCTCAGACTCCTCTTCCTGGAAATGATAGCAGCCCGTTATATAATATTTCCACTGGTGGTACGCCAATCACCCCTAATGATTATGCATCGCCAAATGAAAATGGTGGTGTTCCTGAGATCAAAGGTGGACTAGGAAGACCTAGCCAATTCATGGTATCATTATTTCTTGAACTTTGTCTTCTGTTGGACTTCATTTTGCTGTAATATTAAGTGCAGTGTTTTGTTTCTGGAATCTCGTACACCATGTCATGTGGTATATATACTAGTTTCTCCTCTGTCTTAGAATAGTTTATGGTAGGATGCTATGATGGTGAGTCTCTGTAGTGTTTGGTGTATGGTAAAGCTGAGATTTACATTCTAACCTGCAGGCTCCACCATCTCCTTGGTTAAATCAAAGACCTCGTCTTGATGTGAATGTCGGTGAGTACAATGTTAGGACCTTGTATATAAACAAGCATTACTTAAC
This window encodes:
- the LOC131006802 gene encoding uncharacterized protein LOC131006802, with amino-acid sequence MNPAPKHHLFCVKWPWNNPSFNNNTPPCTLDTPWLFKSFKNLGVAAFKLINSAANAPLRFNHQETSGSELVQGEAEQRAFAAALATARDATLLEFYSPKCRLCNSLLPFVTEIENRNSDWLNIVMADAENDIWLPELLHYDIKYVPCFVLVDKHGNALAKTGIPNSRLHVVAGVSHLLKMRRPRKN